AGGGGCATTGGTCGCGCTTTCCCTCAATAGTACCCCCCTGATGCAGCGGCAGTTGAGTGCAGAAGAGGCCGCTGTCTTTGGCGGGGATAACCGCATTGCCGCCTCCCGCAACCTGCGCCTGCCCGAACTCACCCGCCCAGTGAATATCCTAGTCCTGGGGGTTAAGGTCCTCAGTTCGGATCTGGATGATCCCCCGCCGGAAACGAAAAACCTGGGCTACCATGCCTTGGTGAATTCCTTTGAGGGGCTGTCGGACACGATGCTGCTGTTGCGCTTCGACCCGGTCCATAAGCGCCTAAGCGTGCTGTCCATCCCCCGTGATACGCGCACCAATGTGGAGGGGTATGGCGTCACCAAGATTAATGCGGCCAATGCCTATGGGGGGCCGGCCCTGAGTGCCAAGGCCATTAGTCAACTTCTGGGGGGGGTGGGCATCGATCGCTATGTGCGGATCAACGTTCAGGGCGTAGGCAAACTGGTTGAAGCCTTGGGCGGGGTGACGGTGAATGTGCCCAAGGATATGCGCTATCGGGACGATAGCCAGCGCCTTTATATCAACCTGAAGGCGGGTAAGCAGCATTTGGATGGGGATGCAGCCCTGCAATTCCTGCGCTTCCGCTACGACGAGTATGGTGATATTGGGCGTGTCCAGCGGCAACAGTTACTCATGCGTGCCCTGGTTGAACAAACCCTAACCCCCATGACCATCACCCGGCTGCCGAAAATCCTGTCGGTCATCCAGTCCCATATCGACACCAACCTGAGTGTGGAAGAACTCCTGGCACTGGTCGGGTTTGCAACCGAAGTCGATCGCTCCCAGGTGCAAATGCTGATGTTACCAGGGGACTTTAGCGGCCCCAATGATTTTGGCGATCACCTCAGTTACTGGATACCCAACTACCAGCAGATTGATGAACTGGTGGCCACCTATTTTGATCATGGTTATGATTCCCTACCGCCGCCGACCCCGGCAATGCTGCGCGTGGCCCTACGGGATGATACGGGGGAATCGGCAAGCACCATGCACTTCCTCGCAGAAGCACTCCGGCAGGCAGGTTATAGCAATGTTTACAATGCCGATACGGTCACCGTTCTTCAGGATCCGCCACCGATCACCCGCATTGTAGCCCAGCGGGGTGATTTCCAGAGTGCGACTGCCCTGCAACAGATCTTAGGCTTTGGCGAAGTCCGGGTAGAAAGCACCGGTGATCTGAATTCCGATATCACGATCCAACTGGGCAAGGATTGGTTTGAGCAGCAACAGCGGGTCGCCGATCGCGTCCAAGCCCACGACTTTCAGCCCAAAGAATCCCTTGCACCCAGCCGTGATCCCTACTCCACCTGGGATAGCCAGGGAGCCACACGCCCCAGCCTAGAGGCATTCCCGCAGAGCGACCCCTACAACCCACCCTACTCCCTACCCGACTCCCAAGTTTACTAAACGCAGAAAATCACTCCCCTACCTGGCACGAAGCCCCCCTGAGTGCGACTTCGTGCCCTTGGTGCCTTAGTGGTGAAAAAACGACTCATTACAACCAACTCAACGCATCAGTCAGGCTTCACCCGCATCAACACCTGACCAAACTCCACCGGGTCCGCATTTTCGATCAAAATCTCCACGATCGTCCCACTGACCTCCGATTCCAACTCATTCATCAACTTCATCGCCTCCAGAATACAAACCGTTTGGCCCACCCGGACGTGATCCCCCACCTCCACATAGGGCGGTTCATCGGGGGCTGGA
This DNA window, taken from Trichothermofontia sichuanensis B231, encodes the following:
- a CDS encoding LCP family protein, giving the protein MSTRKHPVPPPPRSPHRVAPVGKRKVVKKRRLGCLWLMFSLLGAATLSATAGALVALSLNSTPLMQRQLSAEEAAVFGGDNRIAASRNLRLPELTRPVNILVLGVKVLSSDLDDPPPETKNLGYHALVNSFEGLSDTMLLLRFDPVHKRLSVLSIPRDTRTNVEGYGVTKINAANAYGGPALSAKAISQLLGGVGIDRYVRINVQGVGKLVEALGGVTVNVPKDMRYRDDSQRLYINLKAGKQHLDGDAALQFLRFRYDEYGDIGRVQRQQLLMRALVEQTLTPMTITRLPKILSVIQSHIDTNLSVEELLALVGFATEVDRSQVQMLMLPGDFSGPNDFGDHLSYWIPNYQQIDELVATYFDHGYDSLPPPTPAMLRVALRDDTGESASTMHFLAEALRQAGYSNVYNADTVTVLQDPPPITRIVAQRGDFQSATALQQILGFGEVRVESTGDLNSDITIQLGKDWFEQQQRVADRVQAHDFQPKESLAPSRDPYSTWDSQGATRPSLEAFPQSDPYNPPYSLPDSQVY